A single window of Scyliorhinus torazame isolate Kashiwa2021f chromosome 29, sScyTor2.1, whole genome shotgun sequence DNA harbors:
- the LOC140403943 gene encoding dual specificity protein phosphatase 8-like: protein MAGDKKPVRAIRANRLAAMLQGQREKTLVVDCRPVADYHVLHVLNAVNICASKITTERESLAEILQSSPTIMINDLEAKELVLYDQETEEAKGHLASDIITILLRKLEKQFNNVYFLKGGFVEFSSCFPSLCEGRSSGSLPNSLSQPCLSMCDVGPTQILPYFYLGSQNDVLNKELMVQNGITHILNVSSNCPKPTFIPDSHFLRIPVNDSYCESLLPWLNKSVEFIDTVRSMKSRVLVHCLAGISRSAAIAIAYVMRTMDFSLDDAYRFVKDRRPSISPNFNFLGQLVEYEKSIQHIQASAYSKQSLLHPENSPKQEENPQPEAFEESNVEVETFSPNFSTKIMVGQHPDLLDKGTGNDASSNPGDFEKAELADLQHGFTDLRLSAERTSRTSHLKRSFSLDVKSAYSSTPRFGCYPAAQPAETGPVPKLLGFQSKLVASTFNPFALLFGNARKGRGKDGTASSGASWTPKPQQNPSLDPASPLRGPVSHKKDSGQDKPTTGLALSLPIPRQSSSPLLDYSACLITVHGKRTELSLFEHPYGAPADCKSIKPGHLTRNVGLYTDHVVKS, encoded by the exons ATGGCAGGAGACAAGAAGCCAGTGAGAGCCATCAGGGCCAATCGGCTGGCAGCCATGTTGCAGGGCCAGAGGGAGAAGACGTTGGTGGTTGACTGTCGTCCTGTTGCTGACTATCACGTTCTCCACGTGCTGAACGCAGTTAACATCTGCGCCTCAAAGATCACAACTGAGAGAGAGTCGCTCGCCGAAATCCTGCAGTCCAGTCCGACAATAATG ATAAATGACCTGGAAGCAAAGGAGCTGGTGCTGTACGACCAAGAAACAGAAGAGGCGAAGGGTCATCTGGCCAGTGACATCATCACCATCCTCCTGCGAAAACTGGAGAAACAGTTCAACAATgtatattttcttaaag GGGGCTTTGTGGAATTTTCCTCTtgctttcccagcttgtgtgagggGAGGTCGAGTGGCTCCCTGCCCAACAGCCTCTCGCAGCCGTGTCTCTCCATGTGCGACGTGGGACCCACTCAGATCCTCCCCTATTTCTACTTGGGCTCCCAGAATGATGTTCTAAATAAG GAACTGATGGTTCAGAATGGGATCACGCACATCTTGAACGTGAGCAGTAACTGCCCAAAGCCTACCTTCATCCCCGACAGCCATTTCCTGCGAATCCCGGTAAACGACAGCTACTGTGAGAGCCTCTTACCTTGGCTGAACAAGTCTGTGGAATTCATAG acacggtgaggtcAATGAAGTCCAGGGTTTTGGTTCATTGCCTGGCTGGGATCTCACGCTCTGCGGCAATCGCTATAGCTTACGTCATGAGGACGATGGATTTCTCTTTGGACGATGCATACAG GTTTGTAAAAGATCGAAGACCGTCAATATCTCCGAACTTCAACTTCCTGGGTCAGTTAGTGGAATATGAAAAGAGCATCCAACATATCCAGGCTTCGGCCTACTCAAAGCAAAGCCTCCTTCACCCTGAGAACAGCCCAAAACAAGAAGAAAACCCCCAACCGGAGGCTTTTGAAGAGTCCAATGTAGAGGTAGAAACATTTTCCCCTAATTTTTCCACAAAGATCATGGTGGGACAACATCCGGATCTTCTGGATAAAGGAACTGGCAATGACGCGAGCAGCAATCCCGGAGATTTTGAGAAGGCAGAGCTGGCAGACTTACAGCACGGGTTTACCGACCTCCGCCTCTCAGCGGAGCGAACCTCGCGCACCAGCCACTTGAAACGCTCTTTCTCGCTGGACGTGAAGTCCGCCTACTCTTCCACCCCGCGGTTCGGCTGCTACCCGGCCGCACAGCCAGCGGAAACAGGCCCCGTCCCAAAGCTGCTGGGCTTCCAGAGCAAGTTAGTCGCCAGCACCTTCAACCCGTTCGCCCTCTTGTTCGGGAATGCCAGGAAAGGGCGCGGGAAAGACGGAACCGCATCCAGTGGCGCCTCGTGGACGCCGAAACCCCAGCAGAACCCCAGCCTTGACCCTGCTTCCCCTCTCCGCGGTCCAGTGAGTCACAAGAAGGACAGTGGTCAGGACAAGCCCACCACCGGGCTGGCGCTGAGCTTGCCCATTCCCAGGCAGTCGTCATCGCCACTGCTCGATTACAGCGCCTGCCTCATAACGGTGCACGGAAAGAGGACAGAATTGTCTTTGTTTGAACACCCTTACGGTGCCCCCGCAGATTGCAAGTCCATCAAACCCGGTCACCTCACGAGGAACgtgggcctctacactgaccacgtGGTGAAATCGTAA